The DNA sequence GGCGACGTCATAGGCTAACGCCTCCAGCCTCCAGCCGATGTCCCGTGCGAACGACGCCATGTCCCCTGATAGGGCGAGCCGTGGCGTCAGCGCAAACCTCGCGCTATCACGGAGGCATGCCTGACAATGATCCCAGCCTCGACCTTCTGGAGCTTTCCGAACTCGATCCCTTCCTGCTGGAGCTGAACGCCGCGGCGGCGGAGGCCATCCTGCCGCTGTTCCGCGCCGACCACGGCCTGATCGACAAGGGCGGCGCCAAGGGCTTTGATCCTGTCACGGAAGCGGACAAGGGCGCAGAGCGGGCCATCCGCAAGTTGATCGAGACCCGCTATCCTCACCATGGCGTCATCGGCGAGGAATACGGCGAAGACCGGCCCGACGCCGAGTTCGTCTGGGTGCTGGATCCCGTGGATGGAACGCGGGCCTTCATCGCCGGCTTGCCCCTCTGGACCACGCTCATCGGCCTGCGCCGCCATGGCAGGCCCGTCTTGGGGTCCATCGGCCAACCCTTCCTGGACGAGATCTATATCGGCTCCGCGGACGGTTCCCGGCTGGTCTGGCTGGGCGAGGAGAGGCCGATCCAGGCTCGCGTCTGCCCGAGGCTTTCCGACGCCATCATCGCCACCACCGATCCGGAAACCTGTTTCGATGGGGCGGAAGCCGCCGCCTGGAGCCAGGTCCGCGCCGCGGCGCGCCTCGCGCGCCTGGGCTGCGACGCCTACGCCTACGCCATGGTGGCGGCCGGAACGATGGACATGGTGATCGAAGCCGGCCTCAAGGCCTGGGACATCGACGCCGCCATCCCGGTCATCGAAGGCGCCGGCGGGGTCGTCACCGACTGGCGCGGCGCCCCGGTCGGACCGAACGGCGGCCAAGTGGTCATCGCCGGCGACCGCGCCTGCCTCGACGACGCGCTCGTGGCGCTGAAGCGATCTGCGAAGGACGCCTAAACCGCCGAGACAACGATGTCATGACCGGGACACGCCCGGCGATGACGATCCTTAAACTAGGCCTTGGGTTTCGCCGTCGCCTTCGGCTTGGCCGGAGCCTTCGCCTTGGCGGCGGCCGGCTTCGCAGCGGCCTTCGCCAGCGCCTTGGCCTTCGCCGCGGGCTTCGCAGCTGCAGCCTTGGTCGGCGCGGGCTTCTTCACCGCCGGCGCCTTGACGGTCGCGGGCTTCTTGGCTGCCGCGGCTTTCTTCGGCGCGGCCTTCGGGGGCGCGGGCGCCTTGGCCGGCTCAGGGGCCAGATCGACGTCAGCGATGATCGGCGCGGCGGCGGATTCCAGGTCTGGCGCCGGCTGCACGATCACTGGCTCGGGCTCTGGCGACGACGAGGGCAGAGGTTCAGCGGCCGGCTTCACTGCAGGTTCGGCGACCTTGCCGGTCAGGGCGTCCAGGACCTTCTGGAAGAAACTACGCATGTCGTCGGTCTCCATGAGGATTTCGTGGAACGCGCCGGGGACTTCGACCAACCGCGCTTGCGGCAGGGCCCGTGCGGCGGCGACGCTGGCCGCGTTGTCGACAATCGACTCAAGTTCCGCAGTGAGAATCGTAACCGGCGTCTTGATTCCTGCCAATGTGGCTGGCTTGGCCAGAGCCGCCGTCGCCGAGAGGCCAAAGTCGAGCCAGCCCCAGGTCGGCGCGCCCAGAGCCAATTGCGGCGCGGTCGCCAGCAAGGCGGCGGTGCGCGCGTACCGGCCGGCGTCATGGGTCAGCCGGTTGCCGGCGAAGCGCTGGTAGAAGGGATCGATGTCGACGTGCGGTTGCACATAGTCCCCGCCGCGGCCGATTAGGATCATGGCCTTGGCCGCCAGATGGGCCGCAGGCGCCGGCGTGTTTCCCAGCTCAATGCCCAGCATTGGCGCCGACAGCACGATCTCGTCGAAGGCCGCGCCCCTGGCCGCCGCCAGCAGGGTCAGGCATCCGCCCATCGAATGGCCGATCGCGATCCAGGGCCTGGGCAACCTTTCGGCGAAGGCGGCGATGACGGCGTCGAAATCCGCCAGGAAGGGTGCAAACCCGCCGACCGCGTGACCGCGCATCGGGTCGGCAAGCAGCCGGTCTGAGAGTCCCTGCCCGCGCCAGTCGTGGACCAGGACGACAAACCCACGCGCCGTCATTTCCGCGATGGTCTCGAAGTACTTCTCGATGGGTTCGGTGCGCCCGGGGCTGAAGATGATCGCGCCGCGCGGCGCCGCGTCCGGCTGGAACAGCGCTGTCCGCAGCCGCACCCCGCCATGGCCCACCACCCATTCGGCCTGGGCGGCGCTGGGCACGGGCGCGGCCGGGATCGCGAAGAGCGGCGCGGGATCAGCCATCGCTAGCTGAACATCGCCTTCAATATGGGTTGCATCTTCATCGCCAACCCCATGTTGGACAGCTTCAACCTACCGGTGAACATCGCCTTGGCCGGATCAAGCCGGCGTTCGCCCAGGGCCACCAGGTCGGCCAGGGTCGTGCGGATGGTCAGGTCGGCGGCCTTCTGCTCATTCGTGGCGCCGTCGCGAGTCACGTGGATGAAGCCTTCACCCTTCAGGTCGATGAGGATTGACTGATCCAAGTCGGCAAGAGCCGCGCTCTTCCCGTTCAGCCAGCCGGTCACGTCTTCAAGGGTCGCCATGGCGACAGTCTTGCCGTGAACAGGGGCGAAATCAAACCTTGAAGCTGGTGAACCGGCGCCCATCTAGGGCGGGAAGACGCTGGATTTCCAGGTCTTCTGGACCGTGCGGCGCTGAATCCGGGCCGGGCGGGACACCCTGAACGCAACCTTGCTGCCTGAAGAAGGATGTGAACGCACATGCGTACGATCGACTTTTCCCCCCTCTATCGCTCCGTCGTGGGCTTTGACCGGCTGGCCTCGCTGCTCGAGACCGCAGCCGCTGACGCCGCCACCGGCTACCCGCCCTACAACATCGAGCGCACAGACGAGAACGCCTACCGCATCGACATCGCGGTCGCCGGCTTTCGTCCTGAAGACCTGAACATCGAGGTCAAGGAGAACCTCCTGACCGTCCAGGGCCAGAAGCCCGCCAACGACGACGCCCGTCGCTACCTCCACCGCGGCCTGGCCGAACGGAACTTCGAACGCAAGTTCCAGCTGGCCGACTATGTGGTGGTGGAAAGCGCCAACCTCGCCGATGGCCTGCTCTCCATCGCCCTGAAGCGCGAACTCCCCGAGGCGCTGAAGCCCCGCCGGGTCGAGATCAGCACACAACCCACCGCCCCGCTGATCGAGGGCGCGGCGGCTCAAGCCGCGTAAGCGGGCGACAGCCGCAAAGACTGGAGGGCGGCGTCTTCGGGCGCCGCC is a window from the Phenylobacterium immobile (ATCC 35973) genome containing:
- the hisN gene encoding histidinol-phosphatase; its protein translation is MPDNDPSLDLLELSELDPFLLELNAAAAEAILPLFRADHGLIDKGGAKGFDPVTEADKGAERAIRKLIETRYPHHGVIGEEYGEDRPDAEFVWVLDPVDGTRAFIAGLPLWTTLIGLRRHGRPVLGSIGQPFLDEIYIGSADGSRLVWLGEERPIQARVCPRLSDAIIATTDPETCFDGAEAAAWSQVRAAARLARLGCDAYAYAMVAAGTMDMVIEAGLKAWDIDAAIPVIEGAGGVVTDWRGAPVGPNGGQVVIAGDRACLDDALVALKRSAKDA
- a CDS encoding SCP2 sterol-binding domain-containing protein → MATLEDVTGWLNGKSAALADLDQSILIDLKGEGFIHVTRDGATNEQKAADLTIRTTLADLVALGERRLDPAKAMFTGRLKLSNMGLAMKMQPILKAMFS
- a CDS encoding Hsp20 family protein; protein product: MRTIDFSPLYRSVVGFDRLASLLETAAADAATGYPPYNIERTDENAYRIDIAVAGFRPEDLNIEVKENLLTVQGQKPANDDARRYLHRGLAERNFERKFQLADYVVVESANLADGLLSIALKRELPEALKPRRVEISTQPTAPLIEGAAAQAA
- a CDS encoding alpha/beta fold hydrolase — protein: MADPAPLFAIPAAPVPSAAQAEWVVGHGGVRLRTALFQPDAAPRGAIIFSPGRTEPIEKYFETIAEMTARGFVVLVHDWRGQGLSDRLLADPMRGHAVGGFAPFLADFDAVIAAFAERLPRPWIAIGHSMGGCLTLLAAARGAAFDEIVLSAPMLGIELGNTPAPAAHLAAKAMILIGRGGDYVQPHVDIDPFYQRFAGNRLTHDAGRYARTAALLATAPQLALGAPTWGWLDFGLSATAALAKPATLAGIKTPVTILTAELESIVDNAASVAAARALPQARLVEVPGAFHEILMETDDMRSFFQKVLDALTGKVAEPAVKPAAEPLPSSSPEPEPVIVQPAPDLESAAAPIIADVDLAPEPAKAPAPPKAAPKKAAAAKKPATVKAPAVKKPAPTKAAAAKPAAKAKALAKAAAKPAAAKAKAPAKPKATAKPKA